One window of the Sphaerochaeta associata genome contains the following:
- a CDS encoding Cache 3/Cache 2 fusion domain-containing protein: protein MNKRFVPLSSKLGISFGLLIILVLLFASFITYSRIETVITENVDANLDTSSALIAKIVETSIENKRGEIIKDLIVAQHYIGDDIAVGPSVNKPLLAYDPIREKSYELQAPSLFIASEDVSLNHGIVDQIAQKTEGVASLFVLTKEGFLCVSSSDRSSSTYHGIGWLIPNDSSMNTLVMREGTWYSRDYDYINKEWVFTGYQLLYEDGNVVALMYTSQAQVDMQALREQLLSVPVGKEGVPYIVDYLGRVVVHPKEEGKQLMNHQDIVNLVFQRNGRIQYSQIDAETGKSTNHLAYFKYISEMNWIVIVGSTMHDFYGSLYAIRSIFIVIFGISLIVAQVLGFLIGRRITKPITLITKKIKELSEGEVNLLSSLSIGSNDEVGRLAEYFNTFVKKLKNINDLERHGIDIMLRDSQMKALQAQINPHFLYNTLETIRFMISMKDDRAVEMIKLLAKLFRISMGDGEMYVTLRKELEHAQLYIDLQRYRYSDRFSVVWDVEEKLLDLYTLRFILQPIVENSILHAFNEIGNGGIITIRAHEVEEKVHITVIDNGQGIDEQTLMRVRSDLKDSASIHSVGLRNVRDRITLNFGSLYDLKITSSQEGTIVVMVLPYLPLKPKTTYISENSKPVFLY, encoded by the coding sequence ATGAATAAGCGGTTTGTGCCCCTGTCATCCAAACTCGGCATCTCTTTCGGTCTGCTCATTATCTTGGTCCTGCTTTTCGCCAGCTTTATCACCTATTCTCGGATAGAGACGGTCATCACCGAGAATGTCGATGCCAATCTCGATACTTCCAGCGCTCTCATCGCCAAAATTGTAGAGACAAGCATTGAAAACAAACGGGGTGAGATCATCAAGGATCTTATTGTTGCACAGCACTATATAGGGGATGACATTGCAGTTGGGCCTTCTGTGAATAAACCCCTGCTGGCCTATGATCCGATACGGGAAAAGTCCTATGAGCTCCAAGCGCCGTCTCTTTTCATTGCATCAGAGGATGTCTCACTCAATCATGGCATCGTTGATCAAATTGCACAGAAAACAGAGGGTGTCGCATCCTTGTTCGTACTGACCAAAGAAGGGTTTCTCTGTGTTTCCTCCAGTGATCGATCGAGTAGTACGTATCACGGTATCGGATGGCTTATCCCCAACGATTCGTCCATGAATACCTTGGTGATGCGTGAGGGTACGTGGTACAGCCGCGATTACGACTATATCAACAAGGAGTGGGTGTTCACAGGGTATCAACTCCTGTATGAAGACGGCAACGTAGTGGCTCTGATGTATACCTCCCAGGCACAGGTCGACATGCAGGCCCTTCGGGAGCAGCTGCTCAGCGTTCCTGTTGGTAAAGAAGGCGTTCCCTATATTGTCGACTATCTCGGCCGGGTGGTTGTGCATCCGAAGGAAGAAGGGAAGCAATTGATGAATCATCAGGATATCGTCAATTTGGTATTTCAAAGGAATGGCCGCATACAATACTCACAGATAGATGCAGAGACCGGAAAGTCAACCAATCATCTGGCTTACTTCAAATATATCTCTGAAATGAACTGGATTGTGATCGTCGGTTCTACCATGCACGACTTCTATGGCAGCCTCTATGCAATTCGTAGTATCTTCATCGTAATATTCGGTATCTCCCTCATCGTTGCCCAGGTATTGGGTTTTCTGATCGGACGGAGAATTACTAAGCCCATCACCCTCATAACCAAGAAGATCAAAGAACTCTCCGAAGGTGAGGTAAACCTGCTCAGCTCACTCTCGATCGGGTCGAATGATGAAGTAGGAAGGCTCGCCGAATATTTCAATACCTTCGTTAAGAAACTGAAAAATATTAATGATTTGGAACGCCACGGAATTGACATAATGCTCCGTGATTCCCAAATGAAAGCCTTGCAGGCTCAGATCAATCCTCACTTCCTGTACAATACGCTGGAGACGATTCGATTCATGATCAGCATGAAGGATGATCGGGCGGTGGAGATGATCAAGCTGCTTGCAAAGTTGTTCAGGATTTCCATGGGCGATGGGGAGATGTATGTAACGCTGCGCAAGGAGCTGGAACATGCGCAGCTCTATATCGATTTGCAACGCTATCGGTATTCGGACCGGTTCAGTGTTGTATGGGATGTCGAGGAAAAACTGCTGGACCTGTATACCTTGCGATTTATTCTGCAACCTATTGTAGAGAATAGCATTCTGCATGCGTTCAACGAAATTGGGAATGGCGGGATCATCACCATCAGAGCCCATGAAGTGGAAGAAAAGGTACACATAACCGTCATCGATAATGGACAGGGCATCGATGAGCAGACGCTTATGCGTGTACGCTCCGATCTTAAGGACAGTGCAAGCATCCATAGCGTTGGGCTGCGTAACGTTCGTGACCGCATCACCCTCAACTTTGGCTCGCTGTATGACCTGAAGATTACGAGCAGCCAGGAAGGAACGATAGTTGTCATGGTGCTGCCGTATCTCCCCTTGAAACCGAAGACTACCTACATCAGTGAAAACAGTAAGCCGGTATTTCTCTATTAA
- a CDS encoding prenyltransferase/squalene oxidase repeat-containing protein, with the protein MHRVLSWLLGGDVSIQYQTHRDLLQSEGMLLEHLQQRIETEGFGSQLLSARNTSGHWGLWYYQPKWTSTHYTLCDLKSLCLAPSNLIAAEMVERALSECQLPDGGLNFAKSNLPSDMAVNGMFLEYASYFCPKDSRLSPLVSCILTHHKRDGGFSWDNESLTSDPHTTLCVLEGLYSYMCSTRNAESVGTIIDAALQWLYERNLCIGEDRRYTRLAFPHRYRYDLLRFLEFAARADIPWNENIEKAVTWLVNKQLDGVWNLELVHPGKVHVQFEPVKQPSRFITLKALSILNFYASDSKTAAKAWNMFVRETDAGAFT; encoded by the coding sequence ATGCATCGAGTACTTTCTTGGCTTCTTGGTGGCGATGTCTCAATCCAATATCAGACTCACAGAGATCTTCTGCAAAGTGAAGGAATGCTTCTAGAGCACCTGCAACAGAGAATTGAGACCGAGGGGTTTGGGTCTCAGTTGCTTTCTGCAAGAAATACAAGCGGACATTGGGGGCTTTGGTACTATCAACCCAAGTGGACCAGTACACATTACACGCTTTGCGACCTGAAGAGCCTTTGCCTTGCACCGTCAAATCTCATAGCTGCAGAAATGGTTGAACGAGCCCTTAGTGAATGCCAGCTTCCCGATGGCGGACTGAACTTCGCAAAGAGCAACTTGCCAAGCGATATGGCTGTGAATGGCATGTTCTTGGAGTATGCATCCTATTTTTGCCCCAAAGATTCCCGCCTATCGCCTCTTGTTTCCTGCATACTCACCCATCATAAACGTGACGGTGGCTTCAGCTGGGACAATGAGTCGTTGACAAGCGACCCTCATACCACCCTGTGTGTGTTGGAAGGACTCTATTCCTACATGTGCTCTACCCGAAATGCGGAATCAGTTGGAACCATCATCGATGCAGCCCTGCAATGGTTGTATGAGAGAAATCTTTGTATCGGTGAAGATCGGCGATACACCCGGTTGGCATTTCCTCATCGGTATCGATACGACCTGCTTCGATTTCTTGAGTTCGCAGCAAGAGCTGACATTCCCTGGAACGAGAACATCGAAAAAGCAGTAACTTGGTTGGTGAACAAACAGCTCGATGGGGTATGGAATTTGGAACTTGTACATCCAGGAAAGGTTCATGTACAGTTTGAGCCGGTGAAGCAACCAAGCAGGTTCATCACCCTCAAAGCCTTGAGCATCCTCAACTTTTATGCATCCGATTCGAAGACGGCTGCAAAGGCATGGAATATGTTTGTTCGGGAGACGGATGCCGGTGCCTTCACCTGA
- a CDS encoding FAD-dependent oxidoreductase produces the protein MKNLLIIGGVAAGATAAARARRLDNDVTITLLEAGADVSFANCGLPYYLGRDIAYRSSLILASEETFHDQYRVKVHTNTQALSIDRETKQVKARNTQTGEESLFPYDALILAQGGKPIVPPLPGVDKSHVFQLWTLDDMDRMDRYITEKEPKKAVVVGGGFIGLEMVEALSKRGIAVTLVEMAGQVMPNLEGEFAGMLTKELQDYGVKLKLGKSLQAVEDTCVRLNDGTAVDTDFVLLSVGVRPTLQLVKEANLELGSCGGLKVDEHLRTSDPSIYAAGDMIEIHQTVSGNTVRLPLAGPANRQGRIAAENALGGDHVYKGAMGSSIVKVFEVAAGSTGLSLKGAKDAGFDADAVVVHKASHTAYYPGSEKVSLMLIWDKASKKVLGAQVAGRVGVDKRIDVLTTAIAGGLTIEDLAELDLAYAPPFNSPNGPVNMAAFTAINKQTGFSPSILAQEFEQFVLEQTPIAIDLRDPISYAKANLRGTNNLSQNVLRENLDRIPKEHTILLISDDGQKGHVALRMLKGAGFDKVYNLSGGYISLERHARAVGFEHLSVGLFPTERKTVNERKEDASEGLGTESACEADEHGPLILDVRTPMEFAMGAYPGAINVGLDSLAEWAQTIEDKNREILIYCASGARSSYGMRMLKQMGFTNVENGGGLHDMMARR, from the coding sequence ATGAAAAATCTTTTAATAATCGGTGGGGTTGCAGCCGGAGCTACTGCTGCCGCCAGAGCTCGAAGACTTGACAACGATGTCACTATTACCTTGTTGGAAGCAGGAGCGGACGTATCGTTTGCCAACTGCGGGCTTCCCTATTATCTTGGAAGGGACATAGCCTATCGTTCATCGTTGATCCTGGCGAGCGAGGAAACATTCCATGACCAGTATCGGGTCAAGGTACATACCAATACCCAGGCTCTCTCCATCGACCGAGAAACCAAGCAAGTCAAGGCACGCAATACCCAGACCGGTGAAGAATCACTATTTCCGTACGATGCACTCATTCTTGCCCAGGGAGGCAAACCCATCGTTCCCCCACTTCCCGGCGTAGATAAGAGTCATGTTTTTCAGTTGTGGACGCTCGATGACATGGACCGCATGGATCGATACATCACCGAAAAGGAGCCCAAAAAGGCGGTCGTAGTCGGAGGCGGTTTCATCGGCCTTGAGATGGTGGAAGCACTATCCAAGCGCGGCATAGCTGTTACCCTGGTGGAAATGGCCGGCCAGGTCATGCCCAACCTTGAAGGGGAGTTTGCCGGCATGCTTACCAAGGAGCTGCAGGACTATGGCGTCAAGCTGAAATTAGGCAAGTCGCTGCAAGCCGTGGAGGATACCTGTGTACGGCTCAACGACGGAACTGCCGTAGACACTGATTTTGTCCTGCTTTCAGTAGGAGTAAGGCCTACCCTGCAACTGGTAAAAGAGGCAAACCTTGAACTGGGCTCCTGCGGCGGCCTTAAGGTGGATGAGCATCTGCGCACCAGCGACCCGTCCATTTATGCAGCCGGAGATATGATTGAAATCCATCAGACAGTATCTGGAAACACGGTACGCCTTCCTCTGGCAGGTCCGGCCAACAGGCAGGGACGCATTGCCGCAGAAAATGCACTAGGAGGCGATCATGTGTACAAGGGGGCGATGGGTTCCTCCATTGTAAAAGTCTTTGAGGTTGCAGCAGGTTCCACCGGTTTGAGCTTGAAGGGAGCCAAGGATGCCGGCTTCGATGCCGATGCGGTGGTTGTACACAAGGCCAGCCATACCGCCTACTATCCGGGATCGGAGAAAGTGAGCCTGATGTTGATTTGGGATAAGGCATCGAAGAAGGTCCTTGGAGCCCAGGTCGCCGGAAGGGTGGGTGTGGACAAGCGAATCGACGTATTGACTACAGCAATAGCAGGCGGACTGACCATCGAAGACCTTGCAGAACTCGACCTCGCCTACGCCCCTCCGTTCAACTCTCCCAATGGTCCGGTGAACATGGCAGCCTTCACAGCCATTAACAAGCAAACCGGTTTCAGCCCCTCCATCCTTGCCCAGGAGTTTGAGCAGTTTGTACTTGAACAGACTCCGATCGCCATCGATCTTCGTGATCCCATCAGCTACGCAAAGGCGAACCTGCGTGGTACGAACAACCTCAGCCAGAACGTGCTGCGCGAAAACCTTGACCGGATACCCAAGGAGCACACCATTCTTTTGATCAGCGATGACGGTCAGAAAGGCCACGTTGCCCTCAGAATGCTCAAGGGAGCCGGGTTTGACAAGGTGTACAACCTCAGCGGCGGGTATATCAGTTTGGAGCGCCATGCTCGGGCAGTCGGGTTCGAGCACCTGAGTGTGGGCTTGTTCCCAACCGAGAGAAAGACCGTCAATGAGAGAAAAGAAGACGCTTCAGAAGGCTTGGGTACAGAGAGTGCCTGTGAAGCCGATGAGCATGGTCCGCTTATCCTCGACGTACGTACGCCGATGGAGTTTGCCATGGGAGCGTATCCGGGAGCGATCAACGTAGGATTGGACAGTCTTGCTGAGTGGGCACAGACGATTGAGGATAAGAATCGAGAGATTCTCATCTACTGCGCATCGGGAGCCCGCTCCAGCTACGGCATGCGCATGCTCAAGCAGATGGGCTTCACAAACGTGGAGAACGGCGGCGGCCTGCATGACATGATGGCACGGCGCTAA
- a CDS encoding sugar ABC transporter substrate-binding protein, with amino-acid sequence MKKLTILLVVMCLLAPTLLFSAGAKEAKSDEITIAFCFQDLETEFWVAGHKAITETLRENGIKVIEKNANEDANRQLEQVKDVITQGVDGVIIIPQDGESAVTIAKVCNEAGVPIGVFNRPPSDRSAKNLVVVANNEVIAEAAVEHMAQEAKKLGRKVYPAIMVGDLGDPNAVGRRQGFMNVMAKYPDLWAQAPVEIPTKWDANVALANLQSAMQANPKIDFLFTSSDFLFPVIKSVLAPLGKWNLVGDPNHVILGGLDGDVTAARLLEEGYLDATGVQNLFYEADLMLEAMLLAIKSGEKTPDKWMDDPGFALTQANLSTKAEEMWGWVLYKEKK; translated from the coding sequence ATGAAAAAGCTGACTATTTTGTTGGTAGTGATGTGCCTGTTGGCACCTACACTGCTGTTCTCAGCGGGTGCAAAGGAAGCGAAATCCGATGAAATCACCATCGCATTCTGTTTTCAGGATCTTGAGACGGAATTCTGGGTAGCCGGTCACAAGGCTATTACGGAAACGTTGCGTGAAAATGGGATCAAGGTAATTGAAAAGAACGCCAACGAGGATGCCAACCGACAGCTTGAGCAGGTCAAGGACGTCATTACCCAGGGTGTTGATGGTGTAATCATTATTCCCCAGGACGGTGAAAGTGCAGTAACGATTGCCAAGGTTTGCAACGAAGCCGGCGTTCCCATCGGCGTGTTCAACAGACCTCCTTCAGACCGCAGTGCAAAGAATCTGGTTGTTGTAGCTAACAACGAAGTGATTGCCGAAGCAGCAGTTGAGCACATGGCTCAGGAAGCTAAGAAGCTTGGCCGAAAAGTGTATCCCGCCATCATGGTCGGTGACCTCGGAGATCCGAATGCTGTCGGCAGACGCCAAGGCTTCATGAATGTCATGGCAAAGTATCCTGACCTTTGGGCTCAGGCTCCTGTTGAGATTCCAACCAAATGGGATGCAAACGTAGCCCTGGCTAATCTGCAGAGCGCCATGCAGGCAAATCCGAAGATTGACTTCCTGTTCACCTCTTCCGACTTCCTCTTCCCTGTTATCAAGTCCGTTCTTGCTCCGTTGGGCAAGTGGAATCTGGTAGGCGATCCCAACCACGTCATTCTTGGCGGCCTGGACGGTGACGTAACCGCAGCTAGACTGCTTGAAGAAGGCTATTTGGATGCTACAGGTGTACAGAACCTCTTCTACGAAGCTGACTTGATGCTTGAAGCAATGCTCTTGGCAATCAAGAGCGGCGAAAAGACTCCCGACAAGTGGATGGACGATCCTGGATTTGCATTGACTCAGGCTAATCTTTCAACCAAAGCCGAGGAAATGTGGGGTTGGGTTCTCTATAAAGAGAAGAAATAA
- a CDS encoding methyltransferase family protein — protein MASCLNLLSLLISSLGFSLFYGLSVSPARLARTKGEKAYRLAARYRLICSVCMSIAFINFILYRILPVSSDPLSPTFPWPYPISVAVAAALALPAGMLLVSALKAAGKETLVPKKEHELYRGIYEKIRHPQAIGELAFWYVTALLLDSPFLILVAVLYTPIWIVWCFLEEWDLSIRYGEEYLRYQARTGMFIPKRKHGGSPSNTGWDRKHRT, from the coding sequence ATGGCCTCTTGCTTGAATTTGCTTTCCTTACTCATCAGTTCGCTTGGGTTCTCCCTCTTCTACGGTCTTTCAGTTAGTCCCGCTCGATTGGCACGAACGAAAGGAGAGAAGGCGTATCGGCTTGCAGCCCGTTACCGATTGATCTGTTCGGTATGCATGAGTATTGCCTTCATCAATTTCATCCTCTACCGCATTCTGCCCGTCTCCTCCGATCCACTGTCGCCGACGTTCCCATGGCCCTACCCGATCAGCGTTGCGGTCGCCGCAGCTTTGGCCCTGCCTGCCGGCATGCTCTTGGTCAGTGCACTCAAAGCAGCGGGAAAAGAGACTCTCGTTCCCAAGAAAGAGCATGAGCTCTATCGGGGTATCTATGAGAAAATCCGTCATCCGCAGGCCATCGGCGAGCTGGCTTTTTGGTATGTGACCGCACTCTTGCTTGATTCTCCGTTTCTCATCCTGGTTGCTGTGCTGTATACGCCCATCTGGATAGTGTGGTGTTTTCTTGAGGAATGGGACCTGTCGATCAGGTATGGAGAGGAGTACCTGCGGTATCAAGCAAGAACAGGTATGTTCATTCCCAAACGCAAGCATGGGGGTTCTCCCAGCAATACTGGTTGGGACAGAAAACATCGTACCTGA
- a CDS encoding carbohydrate-binding domain-containing protein, whose amino-acid sequence MKQGKPKIVISMLLILIMLFTSCTTASNQTIIAQESTLADVESSSIFTVDPAPYRASVSSPLQAQTYYDEQDIVDASSFQAVYIDVNQKDAVIEGVSATWAEEGNLTITHDGSDLINYILSGQMDGTVVIANNQAPYMVTLNGVKITGTTLPALQLAGSEKAFLVLADASVNILSDTPENSKKGVLTAAGDVIVSGNGSLEASAYKKHVLKIDGTLRILGGNVHLRTTENAEGNAISVDKAFIMDDGSMTIEANGSVYGEESKGIKVNGVEEEGTANGFAVVNGGTLTITSVGKALTAGWDRDEDAETATTSDDPTPNVIINNGVITLTTTGKPYEVSEDESLSPEGLEAKEHLIINGGLIQVSATDDALNAGSSIEINGGLLFAYSSQADGLDSNGTVEVNGGTIIALGSRAPETAIDCDNNQNFTYRGGTIVAIGGAANNTPLAQETSGYVITYGGKLESGAALSLLNAQNEHVLAYSIPSYYSEGQALLLASDELQAGQAFTLLVGGKLTDGNHFNGLALGQPVYDGGEQLQAEITSRVSHVGEALRSMGFGGNRPEPPEGFGGERPDFPEGFGPPMFKQ is encoded by the coding sequence ATGAAACAGGGAAAACCAAAGATTGTGATCAGCATGCTGCTCATCCTGATTATGCTGTTCACTAGCTGCACTACTGCATCCAACCAGACAATCATCGCACAGGAATCGACGCTTGCCGATGTCGAATCATCGTCAATCTTTACCGTCGACCCCGCACCTTACCGGGCTTCAGTCTCTTCTCCGCTTCAAGCTCAAACATACTATGATGAGCAGGACATCGTGGATGCTTCGAGTTTTCAGGCGGTGTACATTGACGTAAATCAGAAAGATGCGGTGATTGAGGGAGTATCGGCAACCTGGGCAGAGGAAGGAAACCTCACCATCACCCATGATGGCAGCGATCTCATTAATTATATCCTTAGTGGACAGATGGATGGCACGGTAGTAATTGCAAACAACCAGGCTCCGTACATGGTAACACTGAACGGGGTCAAGATTACCGGCACCACGCTTCCCGCCCTGCAATTGGCAGGTTCAGAGAAGGCATTTCTCGTCCTCGCCGATGCAAGCGTAAACATACTCTCAGATACCCCGGAGAACAGCAAAAAAGGGGTGCTCACGGCAGCGGGGGATGTAATAGTTTCGGGCAATGGATCACTTGAGGCCAGTGCATACAAGAAACATGTTCTGAAAATTGATGGAACCTTGAGAATTCTGGGCGGCAATGTGCATCTCAGGACGACAGAAAATGCAGAGGGCAATGCCATCAGTGTTGATAAGGCGTTCATCATGGATGACGGGTCTATGACCATTGAAGCGAACGGCTCGGTTTACGGAGAGGAAAGCAAAGGCATCAAGGTCAATGGAGTGGAGGAAGAAGGCACTGCAAACGGCTTTGCGGTAGTCAACGGGGGAACCCTTACCATCACATCCGTAGGCAAGGCCCTCACTGCAGGCTGGGACAGGGATGAGGATGCAGAGACCGCAACGACGAGCGACGACCCGACTCCCAATGTAATCATCAACAATGGTGTGATTACGCTTACCACGACCGGCAAGCCGTATGAGGTGAGCGAGGATGAGTCGCTTAGTCCCGAGGGGCTTGAGGCAAAAGAGCACCTGATCATCAACGGCGGCCTGATCCAGGTCTCCGCAACCGACGATGCATTGAACGCCGGCTCCAGCATAGAGATCAATGGCGGCCTGTTGTTCGCCTACAGCAGTCAAGCCGACGGCCTCGATTCCAACGGAACCGTCGAAGTCAACGGCGGGACCATCATCGCCCTCGGTTCCCGTGCACCGGAAACTGCAATAGATTGCGACAACAATCAGAACTTCACCTATCGCGGTGGTACCATTGTTGCCATCGGAGGTGCTGCAAACAATACTCCGCTTGCACAAGAGACATCAGGTTATGTAATTACCTACGGTGGAAAACTGGAATCCGGGGCTGCCTTGTCTCTGTTGAATGCACAGAACGAACACGTGCTGGCCTACAGCATCCCTTCGTATTATTCAGAAGGCCAAGCCCTCCTGCTTGCCTCTGATGAGTTGCAAGCCGGCCAGGCATTCACCCTATTGGTCGGTGGAAAGCTCACCGACGGAAACCATTTCAACGGCCTTGCATTGGGACAACCTGTGTATGATGGAGGAGAGCAGCTGCAAGCTGAAATAACTTCAAGGGTCTCCCATGTTGGAGAAGCCTTGCGCTCCATGGGATTTGGAGGTAATCGACCTGAACCTCCCGAAGGGTTTGGAGGCGAAAGGCCTGATTTCCCTGAAGGGTTCGGACCTCCAATGTTCAAGCAATAA
- a CDS encoding GNAT family N-acetyltransferase has translation METLRNPGLAKPLFAGKNSHFFDACLYSGMGSVFADNQSRPYSAIAILGDYAVLGGQPSEALLADISAMRSDAYLILVGPDHRWNELIETAYGNRAKAITRYALKKSEHSFNTATLQHCVDSLKPGFALQPIKEELYHRCLSESWSKDLVALYPTYDRYAEHGLGFCVLKDGNIVSGASSYYFYEKGIEIEVDTHPEYRKQGLATACCASLILSCLQRSLFPSWDAHTTTSLHLAQKLGYHFAYAYRAYEIGS, from the coding sequence ATGGAAACACTAAGGAACCCCGGCTTGGCCAAGCCCCTGTTTGCAGGAAAGAACAGCCACTTCTTCGATGCATGCCTGTATAGCGGCATGGGCTCGGTGTTTGCAGACAACCAAAGCAGGCCATACAGTGCAATAGCCATACTTGGTGACTATGCCGTCTTGGGCGGACAACCCTCCGAAGCTTTGCTTGCCGACATCTCCGCCATGCGCTCTGATGCATACCTTATCCTGGTTGGACCCGATCATAGGTGGAATGAGCTCATTGAAACAGCCTATGGCAACCGGGCGAAAGCAATTACACGCTATGCACTGAAAAAGAGTGAGCACAGCTTCAATACAGCAACCCTGCAGCATTGTGTCGATTCACTGAAACCCGGCTTTGCGCTACAGCCCATCAAAGAAGAGTTGTACCATAGGTGCCTGAGTGAGAGTTGGTCAAAGGATTTGGTCGCACTCTATCCGACCTATGACCGGTATGCTGAACATGGACTTGGCTTTTGTGTGCTCAAGGACGGGAACATTGTCAGCGGTGCCTCATCGTACTACTTCTATGAGAAGGGAATCGAAATCGAAGTCGATACACATCCTGAGTATAGAAAGCAGGGACTGGCCACCGCCTGCTGTGCCAGTCTCATCCTAAGCTGCCTGCAGCGAAGCCTATTCCCCTCCTGGGATGCCCATACAACCACATCCCTGCATCTGGCCCAAAAGCTTGGGTATCATTTTGCATATGCATATCGCGCATATGAGATTGGAAGCTGA
- a CDS encoding response regulator transcription factor, whose protein sequence is MAYSILIVDDEAVIREGLKQVVSWQALGYSIAAAVASGEDALRFLEKAAVDVVLADIRMPRVSGIELARLIKLNYPETRVVILSGYDNFSYAQNAIRYGVYHYLLKPCAEEEIVDVFTHLRDELDKIRTRKASLQKMQKIIVQEELSHLIAGKMQLQDAREFLSWKQQNKQCAVAMLLLQLLPTEQLFKAAVNTDIESTSFPRYEMFEPYLDLEDLVVLKLHNQRYLCIFTCEKAVAEEKIAALFQSLKAHTSQEFPVALMGLGCTVDNLDGWPDDQLSLWLSQADALFWNASIGEVGTLAYHHVRSDAQYITLPDPVQLAKEMCIHKKQGSIQEKEQLFETLEKKHFNSAMAYLTEYMSALKASVLACGASFDSISQYFDSVLPLFEYCLTARRTQYLAIMLGLLSCQKIENHKSTCYSKSIRDALQRIDQGFQNVISLDELARELGLTATYLSKLFKREVGVNFKEYLLEKQIHEAKRLLRSTNAKIYEVAAAVGFNDQHYFSDVFKRCTSLTPLEYRKVGHDE, encoded by the coding sequence ATGGCTTATTCCATTCTGATAGTCGATGATGAGGCTGTAATTCGTGAAGGATTGAAGCAGGTAGTCTCGTGGCAAGCTCTCGGATACTCGATCGCCGCTGCGGTTGCATCCGGTGAAGATGCATTGCGTTTCCTTGAAAAGGCTGCTGTTGATGTTGTTCTCGCTGACATACGGATGCCCCGTGTTTCAGGCATTGAGCTCGCCCGTCTCATCAAATTGAACTATCCAGAGACCCGTGTCGTGATTCTCAGTGGTTACGACAATTTTTCCTATGCCCAAAATGCAATTCGCTATGGAGTGTACCACTACTTGCTCAAGCCCTGTGCAGAGGAAGAGATTGTAGACGTATTTACCCATTTACGTGATGAGTTGGATAAGATCCGAACAAGAAAGGCCTCTTTGCAAAAAATGCAGAAGATCATAGTCCAGGAAGAGCTTTCTCACCTTATTGCAGGAAAGATGCAACTACAGGATGCAAGGGAGTTCCTCTCCTGGAAACAACAAAACAAACAGTGTGCCGTTGCGATGTTGCTTCTGCAGCTGCTCCCCACAGAGCAGCTGTTCAAGGCGGCGGTTAATACGGATATAGAGTCTACTTCTTTTCCCCGATATGAAATGTTTGAACCGTATCTGGATTTGGAAGATCTTGTAGTACTCAAACTACACAATCAACGCTATCTTTGTATTTTTACCTGTGAAAAAGCGGTAGCAGAAGAGAAGATAGCTGCGCTATTTCAATCTCTGAAGGCACATACCTCCCAAGAATTTCCCGTGGCACTTATGGGACTGGGATGTACCGTCGACAATCTGGATGGTTGGCCTGATGACCAGCTTTCCCTATGGCTTTCCCAAGCGGACGCATTGTTTTGGAACGCGTCGATAGGAGAGGTTGGCACCTTAGCGTATCATCACGTCCGTTCTGATGCTCAGTACATCACTCTGCCTGACCCTGTCCAATTGGCAAAGGAGATGTGCATTCACAAGAAACAAGGATCCATTCAAGAGAAAGAGCAGCTGTTTGAAACGCTGGAAAAGAAGCATTTCAACTCGGCAATGGCGTATCTTACGGAGTATATGAGCGCTCTGAAGGCATCAGTTCTCGCCTGTGGAGCCTCCTTTGACTCCATTTCCCAATACTTTGATTCTGTACTTCCCTTATTTGAATATTGCCTTACGGCTAGACGGACACAGTATCTTGCCATCATGCTCGGACTTCTTTCCTGCCAGAAGATTGAAAACCACAAGAGCACCTGTTACAGCAAAAGTATTCGCGATGCCCTGCAACGCATCGATCAAGGATTTCAGAATGTCATCAGTCTTGATGAACTTGCTCGAGAACTCGGCCTTACAGCCACCTATCTCAGCAAACTGTTCAAGCGTGAGGTCGGGGTCAATTTCAAAGAGTATCTTCTGGAAAAACAGATTCATGAAGCCAAACGATTGCTTCGGTCAACCAACGCAAAAATATACGAAGTAGCAGCTGCAGTAGGGTTCAACGACCAACACTATTTCAGCGACGTATTCAAACGTTGTACATCTCTCACTCCGTTAGAGTATCGCAAGGTCGGCCACGATGAATAA